In Spirochaetota bacterium, a single genomic region encodes these proteins:
- a CDS encoding extracellular solute-binding protein, with protein MLSHAIRFLRERFGFIIIALAFCVSAFIVYINQNDDEDRYYTVRPGDSLVEIASNHQTTVDALCNENYPDITEKDAPTPGMKIRLPRSAKSRTITVRIAHWQLEPGFRDGIDLIAKEYRKLHPNVRIIQIGVPYNTYGQWFSTQMVGGAPPDLIQIGYVPYNLLISYFMRYFTPLTEYINAPNPYNAGNEFRDLSLRDTTKDGLRACYYPDLQEYMTVGITMHLTRMVYNKTLLKKFTGSDVPPKTFGEFIAACEMIKTNTCVPIANSSFHMAHILENNFFQPITSKAREVIDFNHDCGISAVEQYIGMKSELITLDHPSYRAKFAMVAAVGSNCSPGYTGLNRDDAVLLFIQKRAVFIPSWTGDVNILVEQGRDNGFEIGVFDFPFPGQNDIAANVFEGPGYENAVSGTWFGCDTPDSDPDRKRAAIDFLLFLLEKNNNIKLNRMTGWIPCIKGAPGEGILASITPHVDGVTPGMNLNIGGESIIKWSQLYALLQIGELSFEKLRDEFTPYYLARGYKDYLSVTKDFRRSIFNDEKISGAQRIKMLTGMHAGRNELAAKYRYTLLRAVTREVDTSYERMLVANVEKGGTIRKAYEYNGR; from the coding sequence ATGTTGTCACACGCCATACGATTCCTGCGGGAACGCTTCGGGTTCATCATCATTGCCCTGGCATTCTGCGTTTCCGCTTTCATCGTGTATATCAATCAGAACGATGATGAGGACAGATACTATACGGTGCGTCCGGGCGATTCGCTGGTAGAGATAGCATCGAACCACCAAACGACGGTCGACGCGCTCTGTAATGAGAACTACCCCGATATTACCGAGAAGGATGCCCCGACACCGGGTATGAAAATTCGTTTGCCTCGCTCAGCGAAGTCGCGCACCATAACCGTACGCATCGCGCATTGGCAGCTTGAGCCGGGCTTTCGCGACGGCATCGACCTTATCGCAAAGGAATATCGAAAGCTCCATCCGAACGTTCGGATAATACAGATCGGAGTTCCCTACAATACTTACGGCCAGTGGTTCAGCACGCAGATGGTCGGCGGTGCGCCGCCCGATCTCATACAGATAGGCTATGTGCCGTACAATCTCCTTATCAGCTATTTCATGCGCTATTTCACGCCGCTGACCGAATATATCAATGCACCGAACCCGTACAATGCGGGCAACGAATTCAGGGATCTGTCCCTGCGCGACACCACCAAGGACGGGCTTCGCGCCTGCTACTATCCCGATCTTCAGGAGTACATGACGGTCGGCATTACGATGCATCTGACGCGCATGGTGTACAACAAAACACTGTTGAAGAAATTCACCGGCTCGGATGTTCCGCCGAAGACATTCGGAGAATTCATCGCCGCCTGCGAAATGATAAAAACGAATACATGCGTGCCGATAGCGAATTCGAGCTTTCACATGGCGCATATACTCGAGAATAATTTCTTTCAGCCGATCACGAGCAAGGCGCGCGAGGTCATCGATTTCAATCACGACTGCGGCATCAGCGCCGTTGAGCAGTACATCGGCATGAAGAGCGAGCTTATCACGCTCGATCATCCGTCATACCGCGCAAAATTCGCCATGGTCGCCGCCGTCGGGAGCAACTGTTCGCCGGGTTACACCGGCCTCAATCGCGATGATGCGGTGCTTCTGTTCATCCAGAAGCGCGCGGTGTTCATACCCTCATGGACGGGCGATGTGAACATTCTCGTCGAACAGGGCCGCGATAACGGATTTGAGATAGGCGTCTTCGATTTCCCGTTCCCGGGACAGAACGATATCGCCGCGAACGTTTTCGAGGGCCCCGGCTACGAGAATGCAGTGAGCGGGACGTGGTTCGGCTGCGATACGCCGGACAGCGATCCTGACCGCAAGCGCGCGGCCATCGATTTTCTCCTCTTCCTCCTTGAAAAGAACAACAATATAAAACTCAACAGAATGACCGGCTGGATACCATGCATAAAAGGCGCGCCGGGGGAAGGCATACTTGCGTCCATAACACCGCATGTCGATGGCGTGACGCCGGGCATGAACCTCAATATCGGCGGGGAATCGATAATCAAATGGAGCCAGCTCTATGCGCTTCTGCAGATAGGCGAGCTGTCGTTCGAAAAGCTCCGCGATGAATTCACCCCGTACTATCTTGCCCGGGGATACAAGGATTATCTTTCGGTCACCAAGGATTTTCGGCGGAGCATCTTCAATGACGAGAAGATATCCGGCGCACAGCGTATAAAAATGCTCACGGGTATGCATGCCGGCCGCAATGAGCTCGCAGCGAAATATCGCTATACGCTGCTTCGGGCGGTAACGCGAGAGGTCGATACGAGCTATGAGCGCATGCTTGTGGCGAATGTAGAGAAAGGCGGCACCATAAGGAAGGCGTATGAATACAACGGGCGATAG